The sequence below is a genomic window from Mycobacterium sp. ITM-2016-00316.
ACCGAGGTCGAGTTCGAGGTGCCCGGGCCCGCCGGCCCGCCGCCCACGTGGGACCCCGACGAATTTCTGCGCGACCCCCGCACCCAGTCCCAACGCAACCACGACGCCATCAAAGCCGTCCTACGCGACACCCTGATGTCCAAGCGCCTCGGGCAACACAACGGCCTACCCGTCACCCTGGTCGTCTCCACCACGCTCAAAGAACTGGAGGCCGGCGCCGGGATCGCGGTCACCGGCGCGGGCACCCTCATGCCCATGCGCGATCTGATCCGGCTGGCCGAACACGCCCACCACTACCTGATCGTCTACCGCCACCACACCGCCGAACCGCTCTACATGGGCCGCTCCAAACGGTTGGCCACCAAAGCCCAACGACTACTGCTCTACAACCGCGACCGCGGCTGCACCCGACCCGGCTGCACCCAAGCAGCGTGCCGCTGCCAGGCCCACCACGCCAACCCCAGCTGGAACAACGGCGGACTCACCGACGCACCCGACCTCGGACTGGGCTGCGGACCCGACAACCAACTCGCCGAACTGGGCTGGACCAACACCATCGACCCCGTCACCGGCCGCGTGCACTGGCACCCACCACCACTGATGGACACCGGCGCCGACACCCTCAACCACCACTTCCACCCCGAAGAACTCTTCCCACCACCACAACCCGACGGACAGGACAACGACCCGTGACTGCCTCAGAACGAATAGCGGTGGTATTGCGCCATATAACGCAATACCGACACCCTCGACATCGCGTTTGCCAGCAGCCGGTAGGCCGGACGCACCAGATCGAAAGCCACAGTGTCAAAAGGGGATACCCAGGCCAGCAGCCGCGTGCCGGGGACATTCCGCAGGATGTCATCGGGACCGTTGACCGCCCAGCGCAGGGTGGCACCCGAACGACGCACCACCGAATTGGACCACTGCGATCTGATACCCAGCGAATTGAAGGCGTCGAACTGCAATTCCCCGGTGCCGCAATGCTCGACGACCCGGTTGAGCAGATCGAGACCGTCGGCCTCGGTGAGATACATCGTCAGGCCCTCCCCGATGGCCAGCACCGGCGCCCCGACCGGGACGTCACGCAGCCACGCCGGATCGGTGACAGAGGCGGGTACCACGTGATAGCCCTCTCCACCGGCCGGCAGCAGTCGGCCGCGCAACTCGGCGACCTCCGGGTAGTCGATGTCGTACCACTGCACGCCCGGCCCCGGCGCCACCCGGAAGTATCTACTGTCCAGTCCGCAACCGAGATGCAGCACAGTGGCTTTCGGATGGACCGCCAGGAACTGGCGCACCCAGATGTCGAAGTGCGCCGAGCGGGTGGTGACGGCCGGGGACCGCCGCGGGGTGATGGTGGTCTGCGTCCAGTCGTAGTCGATACCCGCGACGGCCTGTTTGGCCCAGCGGTCGTTGAGAATGGGCCGCGGCAAGTCGGCATCCAGTGCCTTGGCGTACAGCGTGGCGAGCATGGTCTGCGGCGCGCCGGTCAGATCGACGCGCACGTGGTCATCGGCGGTCATGTGTCACCA
It includes:
- a CDS encoding class I SAM-dependent methyltransferase, translated to MTADDHVRVDLTGAPQTMLATLYAKALDADLPRPILNDRWAKQAVAGIDYDWTQTTITPRRSPAVTTRSAHFDIWVRQFLAVHPKATVLHLGCGLDSRYFRVAPGPGVQWYDIDYPEVAELRGRLLPAGGEGYHVVPASVTDPAWLRDVPVGAPVLAIGEGLTMYLTEADGLDLLNRVVEHCGTGELQFDAFNSLGIRSQWSNSVVRRSGATLRWAVNGPDDILRNVPGTRLLAWVSPFDTVAFDLVRPAYRLLANAMSRVSVLRYMAQYHRYSF